The following proteins are encoded in a genomic region of Corticium candelabrum chromosome 11, ooCorCand1.1, whole genome shotgun sequence:
- the LOC134186843 gene encoding testis-expressed protein 2-like: MLEESETSDMKFTPSSDASSPREGSCEPVESQSEDGRLTDSLPDGGWDDAECGRTRVDTSPDVGVVDTLLTSEILDRRHAQMDVFLERVDFSSSSVEDGSRSVVMHREVDDVSLSSEQDCVDGQKDGDKFVSEHPLAFSVEPSSDETEDDSEFTKESESVVIVDDHYKQTPVVTTPPQVRKTARSIPPARPPPPSKVVSKDKVSDVKDGSKNYVKIEENVKPLDVSYWSFRFQGLLVFSMLIFVFNLINSSVYLSGVFDGIVWVFLMACTLLYQYVHEDEEPYRSRAPSMKLPVPVVSQKTRSAMTPHRCIEAEFTAIRVYDGPLLHQPSMTTKVHVIMDGHTMHISAIRDMHMSFHRMMDEGYGDDDGERVTNTKVLDVRDATVQLAPFDLSRKQRFSKKFPMKVTFKYSLPDICVSLSLRHTHVAHQRSRHIQGDEDRVLYLFAPTSRDKEMWFWRLQLACNTLDSESADVTTSPQFEKYANYMCHLITDAGTRPTLSKRATPGQASRRKRKQQQAQRLNDHRPQDASADVKQAEPSTIDWFNAFIGRLFWDAWNERYLRERLHLKWQHKLNKTKRPSFMRPLTITDLSLGGHLPTVTNAYRPYVDERGIWLELDLDYKDGTFCITLETSLQFVPSDDKDAATHTDGGGITLGSISNFSNDNVNAHAKCRMKKRVVDSDIDSGAEDDEDRTTIDETSLIIAPPEPKPKSESKDTESIAAAVQDSESKSAIWRIADKVLQSRIVRKAVQTRLGQRVTEKVNNISLVLTIQITSLRGRLLVNMSPPPTDRIWYGFKTMPEMTMIPTPKVGSKMFNYHKVTEWIDRKLRKEFEKRLIFPNMEDLVIPILESGIDQSQHIVAAET, encoded by the exons ATGCTGGAAGAGAGCGAGACCAGCGACATGAAATTCACGCCGAGCTCTGACGCTTCGAGTCCGCGCGAAGGCTCGTGTGAACCAGTCGAGTCTCAATCAGAGGACGGCAGATTGACTGACTCCCTACCGGATGGGGGTTGGGATGATGCTGAGTGCGGACGTACGCGTGTCGACACCTCGCCAGACGTCGGCGTCGTAGACACATTGTTGACCAGTGAAATTCTTGATAGACGTCACGCCCAGATGGATGTCTTCCTGGAGAGAGTCGATTTTTCGAGTTCGTCTGTTGAGGATGGGAGTCGGAGTGTTGTGATGCATCGAGAGGTTGATGATGTTAGTCTGTCATCCGAACAGGATTGTGTAGACGGTCAGAAGGATGGAGACAAATTTGTCAGCGAGCATCCATTGGCGTTTAGCGTTGAGCCGTCTTCGGATGAGACCGAAGACGACTCGGAATTTACGAAAGAGTCAGAGTCGGTTGTGATCGTGGACGACCATTATAAACAGACTCCTGTTGTGACGACTCCTCCTCAAGTCAGGAAAACAGCTAGAAGTATTCCGCCTGCGCGGCCACCGCCGCCGTCGAAAGTCGTATCTAAAGACAAAGTTTCAGACGTGAAAGACGGATCGAAAAATTATGTTAAAATTGAGGAAAATGTTAAACCTCTTGATGTGTCATACTGGTCTTTCCGGTTTCAGGGTCTTCTGGTGTTCTCCATGTTGATATTCGTATTCAACTTGATTAATTCGTCGGTGTATTTGTCTGGTGTATTCGATGGTATCGTATGGGTGTTTCTGATGGCGTGTACTCTGTTGTATCAATACGTACACGAAGATGAGGAACCATATCGCAGTCGGGCGCCGTCGATGAAACTCCCTGTACCCGTGGTATCACAGAAGACACGCAGTGCGATGACACCACATCGTTGTATTGAAGCCGAGTTTACTGCTATTCGTGTCTATGACGGTCCGCTCCTTCACCAACCGAGCATGACGACGAAAGTCCACGTGATCATGGACGGTCATACCATGCACATTTCAGCTATTCGTGACATGCACATGAGTTTTCATCGGATGATGGACGAGGGGTACGGAGACGACGACGGAGAGCGAGTGACTAATACAAAAGTGTTAGACGTGCGTGACGCTACCGTCCAGTTGGCTCCGTTTGATCTAAGCCGAAAGCAACGTTTCAGTAAGAAATTTCCTATGAAGGTGACGTTCAAGTACAGCCTTCCGGACATCTGTGTAAGTCTTAGTTTACGACACACGCACGTAGCACATCAGAGATCGAGACATATTCAAGGCGACGAAGACCGCGTGTTATATCTGTTTGCTCCGACTAGTCGTGACAAAGAGATGTGGTTCTGGCGTCTACAACTGGCTTGTAATACGCTCGACTCGGAGTCGGCTGACGTCACCACATCGCCACAGTTTGAGAAGTATGCCAACTACATGTGCCATTTAATCACAGATGCTGGTACTCGACCGACACTATCTAAGAGAGCAACACCCGGACAAGCATCGAGACGGAAGagaaaacaacaacaagcgCAACGACTGAACGATCACAGACCACAGGATGCGTCGGCTGATGTCAAGCAAGCGGAGCCGTCGACGATCGACTGGTTCAACGCTTTCATTGGTCGTCTGTTCTGGGATGCTTGGAATGAGAGGTACCTACGCGAACGTCTTCATCTGAAGTGGCAGCACAAgttaaacaaaacaaaacggCCGTCATTCATGCGGCCTCTCACAATCACGGACCTTAGTCTGGGAGGTCACCTACCGACTGTCACGAATGCATATCGACCATATGTAGATGAACGTGGAATATGGCTCGAGCTAGACCTTGACTACAAGGACGGCACGTTCTGTATCACATTGGAAACGAGTCTACAGTTCGTTCCCAGCGACGATAAAGATGCAGCAACACATACTGATGGTGGGGGCATCACGTTGGGTAGTATTAGCAACTTTTCCAATGACAACGTAAATGCACATGCCAAATGCAGGATGAAAAAACGTGTGGTAGACAGCGATATCGACAGTGGAGCTGAAGATGACGAAGATAGGACAACAATAGATGAGACATCTCTCATTATCGCTCCTCCCGAGCCCAAACCGAAATCAGAATCAAAGGATACTGAAAGCATAGCCGCAGCAGTGCAGGACTCGGAGTCGAAGTCGGCGATATGGCGGATCGCCGACAAGGTATTGCAGTCTCGCATCGTCCGTAAAGCCGTTCAGACTCGATTGGGACAACGAGTTACcgagaaagtcaacaacatTTCACTGGTGCTCACCATTCAAATCACGTCACTGCGAGGACGACTGTTAGTCAACATGTCGCCACCACCAACCGATAGAATATG GTACGGCTTCAAAACAATGCCCGAAATGACAATGATACCAACCCCCAAGGTGGGATCGAAAATGTTCAACTACCATAAGGTCACCGAATGGATCGACCGAAAGTTAAGAAAAGAATTTGAG AAGCGTTTGATTTTTCCCAATATGGAGGATCTAGTCATTCCCATATTGGAGTCCGGGATTGACCAATCCCAACACATTGTGGCTGCCGAGACGTAG